The proteins below are encoded in one region of Flammeovirga kamogawensis:
- a CDS encoding InlB B-repeat-containing protein has protein sequence MKKLLNLIFIFIITTSTVFSQYTLTDSDVVVTNHTLSSCSYTTGGEIIIPTSLDGSEIQNIASNAFDNLNLTKVTLPSSVTSIQQNSFSNNQITEIKITGASDNQSPLGFQISTTFNVGCLSGNNVANVLLTAQTLNGYNFKYAQGSSSSAAVTSFSSTSTSTVVLYPVFTPINYNITYHNVISSHTNQLTYTITNTNRNLSAPASRLGYRFDGWYTESTFQNEITTLNIQGNTGDLDIYAKWTLINYSIGYNFGRTHSNPSSYTVNDGTITLTPATDTDDLFIGWYSDSNFSTQVNTINPNGATNIILYAKWNEKHTITYNLNNGVNSTSNPSSFYTNDALLTLSNPTRAHYTFDGWYGDINFNGSRITTIASGTTSDVQLFAKWTPITYTITYHRNGGTDLNVSGTSTPATYTIETPSFQLDYLDGPVTGSYFIAWYTEPNFINSYTQIPRGTTGNLNLYAKFNYSGVSYTITFVDEGIHSNSYSYYHDDPTIVLSNATKVNYTFDGWYTDASFTNSITSIVSGYNADITIYAKWIANTPSSYTITYNDAYTNTSNPSTYDGTTLITLQDPFRTGYTFLGWYTDPTFTNSITSIAIGTNTNLNLYAKWVTNATPTYTITYNDAYTNTNNPSTYDGTTLITLQDPSRTGYTFSGWYTDPTFTNSITSIAIGTNTNLNLYAKWVTNTNPTYTITYNDAYTNTSNPSTYDGTTLITLQDPSRTGYTFLGWYTNPTFTNSITSIAIGTNVNLNLYAKWVTNTTPTYTITYNDAYTNTSNPSTYDGTTLITLQDPSRTGYTFLGWYTDVAFTNSIASIAIGTNANLNLYAKWDPIIYTITYNDEGDSNSNPTSYTIKDAVITLSTPTRSGYTFNGWYSESSFSNQITEISNGSTGNITLFGKWTKDSINSLENDLKMLTFYPNPTSDQITIDFKFNKIEIYNTSGKIVYSNHNYSKKIDVSTLQQGLYIIRATNAEHNIKSSKLIIE, from the coding sequence ATGAAGAAGTTATTAAACCTAATTTTTATCTTTATTATTACAACCTCTACTGTTTTTAGTCAATACACTTTAACTGATAGCGATGTTGTAGTTACTAATCATACACTATCAAGTTGTAGTTACACCACCGGAGGCGAGATCATCATTCCTACTAGTTTAGATGGTAGCGAAATTCAAAACATTGCATCAAATGCTTTTGATAATCTGAATTTGACTAAAGTAACATTACCAAGTAGTGTAACTAGTATTCAACAAAACTCTTTCAGTAATAATCAAATTACAGAAATAAAAATTACTGGTGCAAGTGATAATCAAAGTCCTCTAGGGTTTCAAATTTCTACAACTTTTAACGTTGGCTGTTTGAGTGGAAATAATGTAGCAAATGTTCTTCTAACAGCACAAACTCTTAATGGTTACAATTTTAAATATGCTCAAGGATCTTCTTCTTCTGCAGCAGTAACATCTTTTTCTTCAACGTCAACATCAACTGTAGTATTATATCCAGTTTTTACTCCAATAAACTATAACATTACCTATCACAATGTTATTAGTAGCCATACAAACCAATTAACTTATACTATTACAAATACCAATCGAAATTTGTCTGCACCAGCAAGTAGATTAGGGTATAGATTTGATGGTTGGTATACAGAAAGTACTTTTCAAAATGAAATTACTACTTTAAATATTCAAGGGAATACAGGAGATTTGGATATATATGCCAAATGGACTTTAATAAATTATTCAATTGGGTATAATTTTGGAAGAACGCATTCAAATCCTAGTAGTTACACAGTAAATGATGGTACTATCACCTTAACTCCTGCTACAGATACTGATGATCTTTTTATTGGGTGGTATTCTGATAGTAATTTTTCTACTCAAGTAAATACAATTAATCCAAATGGCGCTACTAATATCATACTTTATGCCAAATGGAATGAGAAGCATACCATTACATACAACTTAAACAATGGTGTTAATAGTACTTCAAATCCAAGTTCTTTTTATACTAATGATGCACTTTTAACATTGAGTAATCCAACAAGAGCGCATTATACTTTTGATGGATGGTATGGTGACATAAACTTTAATGGTAGTAGAATAACTACTATAGCATCTGGAACAACAAGTGATGTTCAATTATTTGCTAAATGGACTCCAATAACTTACACAATTACATATCATAGAAATGGAGGTACAGACCTGAACGTTTCAGGTACATCTACACCAGCAACTTATACAATAGAAACTCCTTCTTTTCAATTAGATTATTTAGATGGCCCTGTGACAGGAAGTTATTTTATAGCATGGTATACAGAACCTAATTTTATAAATTCATATACTCAAATTCCAAGAGGAACAACAGGTAACCTAAACCTGTATGCTAAATTTAACTATTCTGGAGTGTCTTATACAATTACTTTTGTTGATGAAGGAATTCACAGTAATTCATATAGTTATTATCATGATGACCCAACTATAGTTCTAAGTAATGCAACAAAAGTAAATTATACTTTTGATGGTTGGTATACAGACGCCTCTTTTACCAATAGTATTACTTCAATAGTTTCTGGTTATAATGCTGATATTACAATTTATGCTAAATGGATTGCTAACACTCCTTCTTCATATACAATTACATACAATGATGCCTATACAAACACCAGTAATCCAAGCACTTATGATGGAACTACCCTCATTACGCTTCAAGACCCTTTCAGGACTGGATATACTTTCTTAGGATGGTACACTGACCCCACATTCACAAACAGTATAACTTCAATTGCTATTGGTACTAATACAAATCTTAACTTATATGCTAAATGGGTGACTAATGCAACTCCTACATATACAATTACATACAATGATGCCTATACGAACACTAATAATCCAAGCACTTATGATGGAACTACTCTCATTACGCTTCAAGACCCTTCTAGAACTGGATATACTTTCTCAGGATGGTACACTGACCCCACATTCACAAATAGTATAACTTCAATTGCTATTGGTACTAATACAAACCTTAATTTATACGCTAAATGGGTTACTAATACAAATCCTACATATACAATTACATACAATGATGCCTATACGAACACCAGTAATCCAAGCACTTATGATGGAACTACTCTCATTACGCTTCAAGACCCTTCTAGAACTGGATATACTTTCTTAGGGTGGTACACCAACCCCACATTCACAAACAGTATAACTTCAATTGCTATTGGTACTAATGTAAATCTTAACTTATATGCTAAATGGGTGACTAATACAACTCCTACATATACAATTACATACAATGATGCCTATACAAATACCAGTAATCCAAGCACTTATGATGGAACTACTCTCATTACGTTACAAGATCCATCTAGAACTGGATATACTTTCTTAGGATGGTACACCGACGTTGCTTTCACAAACAGTATAGCTTCAATTGCTATTGGTACTAATGCAAATCTTAACTTATATGCTAAATGGGACCCGATAATTTATACAATAACTTATAATGATGAAGGTGATAGTAATTCAAACCCTACAAGTTATACGATAAAAGATGCAGTAATTACATTATCAACACCTACAAGAAGTGGTTATACTTTTAATGGTTGGTATTCTGAAAGTTCTTTTTCCAATCAAATTACAGAAATTAGCAATGGTAGTACTGGTAATATTACGCTATTTGGTAAATGGACCAAAGACAGTATTAATTCATTAGAAAATGATTTAAAAATGCTTACGTTTTATCCTAATCCTACAAGTGATCAGATAACCATTGACTTCAAATTCAACAAAATAGAAATTTATAACACCTCGGGTAAAATAGTTTACAGTAATCATAATTACAGTAAAAAAATTGATGTAAGTACGCTTCAGCAAGGTTTATATATTATTAGAGCTACAAATGCAGAGCATAATATTAAATCAAGTAAATTGATTATTGAATAA